The Prochlorococcus sp. MIT 1300 genome has a window encoding:
- the ispD gene encoding 2-C-methyl-D-erythritol 4-phosphate cytidylyltransferase, giving the protein MHLLIAAAGSGRRMGADKNKLLLNLAGRAVLAWTLDAAFGAESIHWIGVVGQNKDKESIMDLVVNTSKPIQWIEGGETRQESVKRGLAALPADATQVLIHDGARCMVDPAFFDKCSEEMFSGQAVIAATPITDTIKQVDSHGLIETTLDRSVLWAAQTPQGFVVEDLKRAHIEAEIRGWSVTDDASLYERLGWPVKVLESSPSNIKVTTPFDLSVAEALLEIR; this is encoded by the coding sequence ATGCACCTTTTAATTGCAGCAGCTGGAAGCGGTCGCCGAATGGGTGCTGATAAAAATAAGTTGCTTTTAAATCTCGCTGGTCGAGCAGTCTTAGCGTGGACTTTGGATGCGGCTTTTGGAGCTGAATCAATTCATTGGATTGGAGTAGTTGGACAAAATAAAGACAAAGAGTCAATTATGGATCTAGTGGTTAATACCTCTAAGCCAATTCAGTGGATTGAAGGCGGGGAGACTAGACAAGAATCTGTAAAGCGGGGCTTAGCGGCTTTACCTGCAGATGCAACTCAAGTTCTCATTCATGATGGGGCGAGATGCATGGTTGACCCGGCTTTTTTTGATAAATGTTCGGAGGAGATGTTCTCAGGACAGGCTGTAATTGCTGCAACACCAATTACAGATACGATTAAGCAAGTTGATAGTCATGGCCTTATAGAAACAACACTTGATCGTTCAGTGTTGTGGGCTGCCCAAACACCACAAGGATTTGTAGTTGAAGACTTGAAGAGAGCCCACATTGAGGCGGAGATTAGAGGTTGGAGTGTTACTGATGATGCATCGCTTTATGAGCGACTTGGCTGGCCTGTAAAGGTATTGGAGTCAAGTCCATCAAACATAAAGGTCACAACACCGTTTGATTTGTCTGTTGCTGAAGCACTCCTTGAGATTAGGTAA
- a CDS encoding LD-carboxypeptidase, with the protein MATVDPTKSAPALVQGDEVVAVAASSAIDNEEEIIQGLKVLESWGLICRPQTNYKRRWGYLAGNDQTRFSELHAKNNAPLIIFARGGWGSARLLELDQEKSWSIGWMLGFSDVTSLLLARLTSGFGGCIHGPLLTTLYKEPDWSKERLKSILFKEQVNDLHGDSWSYGLAIGPLVVANLTVASHLIGSRYFPDLRGAILVLEDIGEEPYRIDRMLTQWRLSGILQAIAGLGFGKFLNCEAPEEIPPQETFRLDEVLKERSSDLGIPVVGNLPIGHGCGNAAMPLGHKTLLNGTKGLLKLIT; encoded by the coding sequence ATGGCAACTGTAGACCCCACAAAGTCAGCACCTGCATTAGTTCAGGGAGACGAAGTAGTAGCTGTCGCAGCCAGCTCGGCAATTGATAATGAGGAAGAAATCATACAAGGATTGAAAGTTCTAGAAAGTTGGGGCCTAATCTGTCGTCCTCAAACGAATTACAAAAGGCGTTGGGGTTATCTTGCTGGTAACGATCAAACCCGTTTTTCAGAACTTCACGCTAAAAATAATGCTCCCTTAATCATTTTTGCTCGAGGAGGTTGGGGCTCAGCCCGACTACTTGAACTCGACCAAGAAAAAAGTTGGTCTATAGGCTGGATGCTTGGTTTCTCAGACGTGACATCTCTATTACTTGCAAGACTGACATCTGGTTTTGGAGGGTGTATTCATGGACCGCTATTAACAACCCTCTACAAAGAGCCTGATTGGAGCAAAGAAAGGCTCAAAAGTATCCTTTTCAAAGAACAAGTAAATGATCTTCATGGAGATTCCTGGAGCTATGGCTTAGCAATAGGTCCTCTAGTAGTAGCGAACCTAACCGTCGCCTCACACCTCATTGGTAGCCGTTATTTTCCTGACCTTAGAGGAGCAATTCTTGTTTTAGAAGATATTGGAGAAGAGCCCTATCGAATAGATCGAATGCTTACCCAATGGAGACTTAGTGGAATTCTTCAAGCCATTGCTGGGTTGGGCTTTGGCAAGTTCCTAAATTGTGAGGCTCCGGAGGAGATCCCTCCCCAAGAAACATTCCGTCTAGACGAAGTCCTAAAAGAAAGAAGTTCCGATCTAGGTATTCCTGTTGTTGGCAACCTGCCTATCGGACATGGGTGTGGAAATGCCGCTATGCCACTTGGGCACAAAACTCTTCTGAACGGAACAAAAGGACTACTTAAGCTGATTACCTAA
- a CDS encoding 4-hydroxybenzoate polyprenyltransferase, translating into MIPNQITALIQLLRWDRPSGRLILLIPAGWALWISPNAPPQLSLVMKIALGGIAISGAGCIANDLWDRKVDGLVTRTKNRPLASGQLKVSTASLLLVIMLFLSLSSVVALPEATRGSVLKLALLALPSILIYPSAKRWFSYPQAILAICWGFSVLIPWVANQPNNDHPGHNLFSSIVAGGLPLLGTWLAAVMWTFGFDTVYAMSDRIDDKKLGLKSSALTLGKKVKKVVLTSYISACICLAIAAFHAGIGLFFWPFWLVASIGMIRTVSLLKSSEYENTTPYGKHFQYQVYLGGVIFIGLFLGRLI; encoded by the coding sequence ATCATCCCAAACCAAATCACAGCCTTAATCCAATTACTTCGCTGGGATAGGCCAAGCGGAAGGTTAATTCTTCTAATACCAGCAGGATGGGCCCTTTGGATAAGCCCTAATGCACCACCCCAACTATCCCTGGTAATGAAGATAGCTCTTGGGGGCATCGCCATTAGTGGAGCTGGATGTATAGCCAATGATCTTTGGGACAGAAAAGTTGATGGTTTGGTTACTCGAACTAAAAACCGACCGTTGGCCAGCGGCCAACTAAAAGTCTCAACAGCCTCATTACTTCTAGTAATAATGCTTTTTCTGAGCTTAAGTTCAGTTGTAGCCCTGCCAGAAGCAACAAGAGGATCCGTTCTAAAACTAGCTTTATTAGCTTTACCTTCAATATTGATCTACCCCTCTGCTAAGAGATGGTTTAGCTATCCCCAAGCAATTCTTGCTATCTGCTGGGGTTTTTCAGTATTAATTCCCTGGGTGGCCAACCAACCCAACAATGATCATCCTGGCCATAATCTTTTTTCATCTATTGTTGCTGGTGGGCTGCCCTTACTTGGCACATGGCTTGCAGCTGTGATGTGGACCTTTGGTTTTGACACTGTATATGCAATGTCTGATCGAATCGATGATAAAAAGCTTGGACTAAAAAGCAGTGCATTAACTCTTGGTAAAAAGGTAAAAAAAGTAGTCTTAACAAGCTATATATCTGCATGCATATGCTTAGCGATTGCTGCTTTCCATGCAGGAATTGGTTTATTTTTTTGGCCATTCTGGTTAGTTGCTAGCATTGGAATGATTAGAACAGTTTCTCTACTTAAAAGTTCAGAATATGAGAATACAACTCCCTATGGTAAACATTTTCAATATCAAGTTTATTTAGGGGGAGTGATATTTATAGGGCTATTTTTAGGGCGGCTAATTTAA
- a CDS encoding Ppx/GppA phosphatase family protein has protein sequence MSEVEPFHREGPDTISQEYRFLKKNQELRAGSHLIQVAAIDIGTNSTHLLIASVDPSLHTFNVDLAEKSTTRLGECDLDTGNLSEVSMQRVLDVLKRFKELADSHQVEQLIVTATSAVREAPNGLFFLKRIDDELNLAVDLISGAEEARLIYLGVLSGKSFGERPHFLLDIGGGSTELILADEIDARALTSTRVGAVRLQRDFIKEEPISINRRKFLKTFIQGSMEPAIDKVLSRVNSEDSPVMVATSGTAMAIGSLIAAEEEHPPVKLHGYSLSVNQVERLIEKLVEMTPEDRRSLAAINDRRAEIIVPGALILHTTMKMLGVKELTLSERALREGLIVDWMLRRGLLEDRFNFQRSIRNRTVLHQVKRFRVNTVRAERVAKHAMSIYDNTFGALHDDKGFGRELLWAASMLHSCGLHINRTAYHKHSWYLIRHGELLGYSHREHLMVAGIARYHRKSLPKKRHEAWQVLASKSDRKLVLEMSLILRLSVALDLRPEPAAIDININKMKQKIIIQLIAKAESNDLGLEQWNLASCNPIVKELTGLELDIQVKT, from the coding sequence ATGTCGGAAGTAGAGCCATTCCATAGAGAGGGCCCTGACACCATTAGTCAGGAGTACAGATTCCTTAAAAAAAACCAAGAGCTGCGTGCTGGTAGTCATTTAATTCAAGTGGCCGCTATTGACATAGGGACTAACTCCACACACCTTTTAATTGCATCAGTAGATCCTTCTTTACATACATTTAATGTTGATCTTGCTGAGAAATCAACCACACGCCTCGGTGAATGTGACCTGGATACTGGAAATCTCAGTGAAGTCTCAATGCAGAGAGTTCTTGATGTCCTGAAACGCTTTAAAGAGTTAGCTGATAGTCATCAAGTTGAACAATTAATTGTTACAGCTACAAGTGCTGTTAGAGAGGCTCCAAATGGATTATTTTTTCTAAAGAGGATTGATGATGAGCTGAATTTAGCCGTTGATCTTATTAGTGGAGCTGAAGAAGCAAGGTTGATTTATCTTGGAGTTCTCTCTGGTAAGTCATTTGGAGAGCGCCCTCACTTTTTATTGGACATAGGTGGTGGATCGACAGAATTGATTTTGGCAGATGAGATTGATGCAAGAGCTCTCACTAGCACGAGAGTAGGGGCTGTACGTTTGCAAAGAGATTTCATTAAAGAAGAGCCAATATCTATTAATAGACGAAAATTTTTGAAAACTTTTATACAAGGCTCTATGGAGCCTGCTATAGACAAAGTATTAAGTCGAGTTAATTCAGAGGATAGCCCTGTGATGGTAGCTACTAGTGGAACTGCAATGGCGATAGGTTCTTTGATCGCTGCCGAAGAAGAACATCCACCTGTGAAATTACATGGATATTCACTGTCGGTTAACCAGGTGGAAAGGCTAATAGAAAAGCTTGTAGAAATGACGCCTGAAGATAGGAGATCTTTAGCCGCAATTAATGATAGACGTGCTGAAATAATTGTCCCTGGAGCATTAATTCTTCACACGACTATGAAAATGCTAGGAGTTAAAGAATTGACCCTTAGTGAGAGGGCTTTGAGAGAAGGTTTAATAGTGGACTGGATGCTAAGGCGTGGATTATTAGAAGACAGATTTAATTTCCAACGTAGTATTAGAAATCGTACAGTTTTACATCAGGTCAAAAGGTTTCGAGTTAATACTGTTCGAGCTGAGAGAGTGGCAAAGCATGCAATGTCAATTTATGACAATACTTTTGGGGCTTTGCATGATGACAAGGGCTTTGGAAGGGAGCTTTTGTGGGCTGCATCAATGCTCCATTCTTGTGGACTACATATCAATCGAACTGCATACCATAAGCACTCTTGGTATTTAATTCGTCATGGAGAGTTGCTTGGCTATTCTCATAGAGAGCATTTGATGGTTGCAGGAATTGCTCGTTATCATCGTAAAAGTTTGCCCAAGAAACGTCATGAAGCTTGGCAAGTTTTAGCAAGCAAGAGTGATAGGAAGCTTGTTTTAGAAATGTCTTTGATTTTGAGGCTTTCTGTGGCTTTAGATCTTCGACCTGAACCAGCAGCAATTGATATAAATATAAATAAGATGAAGCAGAAAATCATCATTCAGTTGATAGCTAAAGCTGAGTCCAATGATCTAGGACTGGAGCAGTGGAATTTAGCTAGTTGTAATCCTATAGTTAAAGAATTGACAGGACTTGAACTTGATATTCAGGTGAAAACTTAA
- a CDS encoding helix-turn-helix domain-containing protein: MTSESLPNRQPEQTSPKGESNPLIAVGAVLREARLEQKLDAGSIAQSLRIGKEQLLALENGEQDLLPETVFIKAMVRRVSDRLNLDATPLIKQLDKKVELASTELSPPLQTATSPTNKKSIPKPISHKKFLTSISIFAGLVGVTFTGVGLSILNSNSDLKGYKDMTPDPAPKKIDQINSREQEITSKKLLNKVTQFLNNKKDLN, from the coding sequence TTGACTTCCGAGAGCCTTCCAAACAGACAGCCTGAGCAAACTTCTCCCAAAGGTGAGTCAAACCCACTAATTGCGGTGGGAGCAGTACTTCGAGAAGCTCGCCTTGAACAAAAATTGGACGCAGGGAGTATCGCCCAAAGTCTTCGGATTGGGAAAGAGCAATTACTTGCACTTGAGAATGGAGAACAAGACTTGCTGCCAGAAACAGTATTTATAAAGGCAATGGTTCGCCGAGTCTCTGATCGGCTAAATCTAGATGCGACACCACTTATTAAACAACTTGATAAAAAAGTCGAACTAGCCTCAACTGAGCTGTCACCCCCACTTCAAACAGCAACAAGCCCTACCAATAAAAAATCTATACCTAAACCAATTTCACATAAAAAATTCCTAACAAGCATCTCCATTTTTGCTGGTCTGGTAGGAGTGACTTTTACAGGCGTAGGGCTATCTATATTGAACTCAAATAGCGACCTCAAAGGTTATAAAGATATGACTCCTGATCCTGCCCCAAAGAAAATAGACCAAATCAATTCAAGGGAGCAAGAAATTACATCCAAAAAACTACTAAACAAGGTAACCCAGTTCCTTAATAACAAAAAAGATTTGAATTAA
- the cobM gene encoding precorrin-4 C(11)-methyltransferase, whose protein sequence is MKKISIVGAGPGAKDLLTIRAKNRIENAEVLIWTDSLVSPEIVDLAPRSCEKIRTSSLTLEQILKLLTDRFQKGKNIVRLHDGDPCLYGALSEQICGLADAGIEIEVVPGVSAFQATAASLQAELTIPGVVQTIILSRFGGVTGVPEREQIENLAALRASLCLYLSARHVEDVQKLLQIHYPSDTPVAIGYRVSWPDQWLQIVPLRQMAEVSKERGLIRTTLYVISPALTKSNCRSKLYDQTHSHLFRQKANKAEE, encoded by the coding sequence ATGAAAAAAATTTCAATAGTAGGAGCTGGCCCAGGGGCTAAAGACCTTTTGACCATTCGTGCAAAAAATCGCATAGAAAACGCCGAAGTGCTGATTTGGACCGACTCACTTGTCTCTCCAGAAATTGTAGATTTAGCACCTAGATCATGCGAGAAGATACGAACAAGCTCATTAACTCTTGAACAAATCCTTAAACTATTAACAGATAGATTTCAAAAAGGTAAAAACATTGTTCGCCTCCATGATGGAGATCCTTGTTTATACGGTGCACTGTCTGAACAAATCTGCGGCCTAGCTGATGCTGGTATCGAGATTGAAGTCGTCCCTGGAGTAAGTGCATTTCAGGCAACTGCTGCATCGCTTCAGGCTGAGCTAACTATTCCTGGTGTTGTACAAACAATTATTCTCAGTAGATTTGGGGGAGTAACAGGAGTTCCAGAGAGAGAACAAATAGAGAACCTTGCAGCATTAAGAGCTTCGCTTTGTTTATATCTAAGTGCTAGGCATGTAGAAGATGTGCAAAAACTACTTCAAATCCACTACCCATCAGATACACCTGTTGCTATTGGTTATAGAGTTAGCTGGCCAGATCAATGGTTACAGATTGTACCTTTAAGGCAAATGGCAGAAGTATCAAAAGAACGTGGGTTAATTAGAACAACTCTTTATGTAATAAGTCCCGCACTCACTAAAAGTAACTGTAGATCGAAATTATATGATCAAACTCACAGTCATTTATTTAGACAGAAGGCAAATAAAGCTGAGGAGTAA
- the lgt gene encoding prolipoprotein diacylglyceryl transferase: MDAFLATFQSPGPVLIRIGSFSLRWYGLLIAFSVIIGLNISRKLAKLKGLDDELLNDLLPGLIVASIIGARAYYVAFEWKQYSAENFWGNLNFFELNIPIPRALEIWGGGIAIHGALIAGSLAIILFCRQRKQSFWELMDLIVPSVALGQAIGRWGNFFNQEAFGIPTNLPWKLFIPKIDPDSFTILRPNMYINNQFFHPTFLYESIWDLILFIILLGLFKQGLRNKVKIPSGSISCIYIFGYSLGRVWIESLRVDPLCLFSSQPLCAGGFRIAQIISMFLMGLGALGIWWLFARKRRLPEPLRYKSEAE, encoded by the coding sequence ATTGACGCTTTCTTAGCGACTTTTCAATCTCCAGGGCCAGTCTTAATAAGGATAGGCTCTTTTTCCCTAAGGTGGTATGGCCTTTTGATTGCATTTTCTGTAATAATAGGTCTAAATATTTCAAGAAAACTAGCAAAACTCAAAGGCTTAGATGATGAGCTTCTAAACGACTTACTTCCAGGTCTAATAGTTGCCTCAATAATTGGAGCGCGGGCCTATTACGTTGCGTTTGAATGGAAGCAATATTCCGCAGAAAATTTCTGGGGCAATTTAAATTTCTTTGAGTTGAATATTCCCATACCAAGAGCATTAGAAATTTGGGGAGGAGGCATAGCTATCCATGGTGCACTTATTGCAGGGTCATTGGCAATAATTCTTTTTTGCAGGCAAAGGAAACAATCTTTTTGGGAGTTGATGGATTTAATAGTTCCCTCAGTTGCTCTTGGGCAAGCAATTGGGCGTTGGGGTAATTTCTTCAATCAAGAAGCATTCGGAATCCCAACAAACCTTCCCTGGAAATTGTTCATACCTAAAATCGATCCAGATTCATTTACAATTCTAAGACCCAATATGTACATAAACAATCAATTCTTTCACCCAACATTTTTATATGAATCAATTTGGGATCTAATATTATTTATAATACTTCTAGGCTTATTTAAACAAGGTCTAAGGAATAAAGTAAAAATTCCCAGCGGATCAATAAGCTGCATTTACATATTTGGATATAGCCTCGGCAGAGTGTGGATAGAAAGTCTACGAGTAGACCCTCTTTGCTTATTCTCTTCACAACCACTATGTGCTGGGGGCTTTCGAATAGCCCAGATAATAAGCATGTTTCTTATGGGACTAGGAGCTCTTGGCATTTGGTGGCTATTTGCAAGAAAAAGGAGACTCCCTGAACCTCTCCGTTATAAATCAGAGGCTGAATGA
- the petA gene encoding cytochrome f, which yields MRRFFSLLLGPVLLTIFIVISPASSWAYPFWAQQNYENPREATGKIVCANCHLAKMTTQAEVPQSVRADSVFKATVKVPYKKDLTEIGADGSNVPLQVGAVVMLPDGFKLAPQDRWTDEIKEETKGVYFTPYSEEKDNIILVGPLPGDNNKEIVFPILSPNPATDDNIHFGKYSIHVGGNRGRGQVYPTGEKSNNSIFTSSEQGKVSAITPAEDGTTLITVQTDSGEEIQETIPVGPELVVKVGDTVQAGSPFTIDPNAGGFGQLDAEVVLQNPARIYGLLAFFAAVSIAQVLLVLKKKQVEKVQAAEGI from the coding sequence ATGCGTCGCTTCTTTTCTCTGCTCCTCGGCCCCGTTCTCCTAACCATTTTCATAGTCATATCGCCTGCAAGCAGCTGGGCTTATCCCTTCTGGGCTCAACAGAACTATGAGAATCCTCGCGAAGCGACTGGCAAAATCGTTTGCGCTAACTGTCATCTTGCCAAGATGACTACTCAGGCCGAAGTCCCTCAATCGGTTAGAGCAGATAGCGTATTCAAAGCAACAGTAAAGGTGCCTTATAAAAAGGACCTAACTGAAATTGGTGCAGATGGAAGCAATGTTCCTCTTCAAGTAGGAGCAGTTGTAATGCTCCCAGATGGATTCAAGCTTGCGCCTCAAGATCGCTGGACAGATGAAATCAAGGAAGAAACCAAAGGGGTTTATTTCACCCCCTATAGCGAGGAAAAAGACAACATAATTCTTGTAGGCCCACTTCCAGGTGACAACAATAAAGAAATTGTCTTCCCAATCCTTTCACCTAACCCGGCAACTGATGACAACATTCACTTTGGGAAGTATTCAATTCATGTAGGAGGCAACAGAGGCCGTGGCCAGGTTTATCCAACGGGTGAAAAAAGTAATAACAGCATCTTTACTTCCAGCGAACAAGGTAAAGTTTCTGCCATTACACCTGCTGAAGACGGAACAACTCTTATCACAGTACAAACAGACTCTGGGGAAGAAATCCAAGAAACAATTCCTGTAGGACCAGAATTAGTTGTTAAAGTTGGTGACACAGTTCAGGCTGGCAGCCCCTTCACCATTGACCCAAATGCCGGTGGTTTTGGGCAACTTGACGCAGAAGTAGTGCTACAAAATCCTGCAAGAATATATGGCCTTCTTGCCTTCTTTGCAGCAGTTTCCATTGCCCAAGTATTACTTGTTCTGAAGAAAAAGCAAGTGGAAAAAGTTCAAGCAGCAGAAGGTATTTAA
- the petC gene encoding cytochrome b6-f complex iron-sulfur subunit, protein MTQMPTSDVPSMGRRQFMNLLTFGSLTGVALGALYPVVNYFIPPRAAGSGGGTSAKDELGNPVTASGWLKNHQAGDRSLVQGLKGDPTYLIVEGPEAIGSYGINAICTHLGCVVPWNSGANKFICPCHGSQYAPTGKVVRGPAPLSLALANVSVENDNVFVSQWTETDFRTGEKAWWT, encoded by the coding sequence ATGACACAAATGCCCACTAGCGATGTGCCCTCAATGGGACGCAGGCAGTTCATGAACCTGCTCACCTTTGGCTCTCTCACTGGAGTTGCACTGGGTGCTCTTTATCCAGTGGTCAATTACTTCATTCCTCCAAGAGCTGCTGGGAGTGGCGGCGGAACTAGTGCCAAAGACGAACTTGGCAATCCAGTTACAGCAAGTGGATGGCTGAAAAATCATCAAGCCGGTGATCGAAGCCTTGTTCAGGGTCTTAAAGGAGACCCTACTTATCTAATTGTTGAAGGCCCTGAGGCTATTGGCAGTTATGGAATTAATGCCATTTGCACTCACCTTGGCTGCGTCGTGCCTTGGAACAGTGGAGCCAATAAATTCATTTGTCCATGTCATGGAAGTCAATACGCGCCAACAGGGAAGGTTGTGAGAGGTCCTGCCCCACTATCTCTTGCACTTGCAAATGTCTCTGTAGAGAATGACAATGTTTTTGTTAGCCAATGGACCGAAACAGACTTTCGAACTGGTGAAAAGGCTTGGTGGACCTGA
- a CDS encoding DUF3067 family protein — MKTNSVINSIQPGNSGPLEVDEVINCFRNRWQSTYDVQLVVRSKRLYFQVMWAYLEQQSFPKTKETYIADLQNVVEVVNRLGVSAEVRDWLWNTPKRPRLGKAISLHLKATQALEEFVL, encoded by the coding sequence TTGAAAACTAATTCAGTGATTAATTCAATTCAGCCTGGAAATTCTGGTCCTTTAGAAGTCGATGAAGTGATCAATTGTTTTCGCAATCGTTGGCAATCAACCTATGACGTCCAATTGGTTGTGAGGAGTAAGAGGCTTTATTTTCAAGTGATGTGGGCATATCTAGAGCAGCAGTCCTTCCCAAAAACTAAAGAAACTTATATTGCAGATCTCCAGAACGTTGTTGAGGTGGTTAACCGGTTAGGCGTTTCTGCAGAGGTGCGTGACTGGTTATGGAATACCCCTAAGAGACCACGACTTGGCAAAGCAATTAGCCTTCATTTGAAGGCGACTCAGGCTCTAGAGGAGTTTGTTCTTTGA
- the tatC gene encoding twin-arginine translocase subunit TatC: MPLVDHLEELRQRILRSLLSVVIAAAVSLVAIKPLVRVLEAPAGSIRFLQLAPGEFLFVSIKVAGYAGLTLALPYMLYQALAFVLPGLTRREKRLIAPAVAGSAILFAIGIIFAWWALVPAALRFLISYGADVVEPIWSIERYLDFVLLLMLATGLAFQLPVLQMLLGVLGLVRWQQMLSSWRWVVMIAAISGAVLTPSTDPITMLLLTGAIGALFLVGVGLVALADQFKEQTPLEPESPSNEG; the protein is encoded by the coding sequence ATGCCTTTGGTTGACCACCTGGAGGAGCTCCGACAAAGGATTTTGCGCAGCTTGCTATCTGTAGTGATAGCAGCAGCAGTATCTCTAGTAGCTATCAAGCCACTAGTTCGAGTTTTAGAGGCTCCTGCCGGGTCTATTCGTTTTCTTCAACTTGCTCCTGGAGAGTTCCTATTCGTCTCAATAAAGGTTGCTGGATATGCAGGTCTAACTCTTGCCCTGCCTTACATGCTTTACCAAGCACTAGCGTTTGTTTTACCAGGGCTTACCAGGCGTGAAAAACGTTTAATTGCCCCTGCTGTTGCAGGCTCAGCAATTTTATTTGCGATTGGAATCATCTTCGCCTGGTGGGCCCTTGTACCAGCAGCCTTGCGGTTCCTAATAAGTTATGGCGCCGATGTAGTCGAGCCAATTTGGTCTATTGAAAGATATCTCGACTTTGTTCTCCTTTTAATGCTGGCAACTGGATTAGCGTTTCAATTGCCAGTTTTACAAATGCTTTTAGGCGTTCTGGGATTAGTACGTTGGCAACAAATGCTCTCATCATGGCGTTGGGTAGTAATGATTGCAGCAATTTCTGGAGCTGTGTTAACCCCCTCAACTGATCCAATAACAATGCTCCTACTAACAGGAGCTATAGGTGCTCTTTTCCTTGTGGGAGTAGGACTAGTCGCTCTTGCAGATCAATTCAAAGAACAAACTCCTCTAGAGCCTGAGTCGCCTTCAAATGAAGGCTAA